ATATATTCGTCGTTGACCTTGATACCGAACCAGCGTTCCCCCAGAGGAGGAGCAGCGATAGGGGAAGCAGCCCAAGCCGGCGCTACCACCAGCAGAAAAAGAAAAAAGGCGGCCAGGGCCGCCCTGCCGAAACGCAGGAAATTCGTGTACCTCATGATGCAGCATCCTTTTCGACACATGGTTAAATGCAGCGGCGGCAACCGATCTGGCGCGCAGTCGGTCAGGCGGCACTGCCCGGATCGTTGACGATCACGCAGTTGCGCCCCGACTCCTTTGCCCGGTAGAGGGCGTCATCGGCAGTGCGCAGCAGATCGTCGATATCGTCGGAGGTGGGCGGAGCCAGCGCTGCGATGCCGAAACTGGCGGTGATCCGTTCTCCGGCCAGCGATCCGGCAAAGCGGATCCCCTGGATCGACAGCCTCACCCGGTCGGCAACGTTGAACGCCTCTTTCAGACTGGTGTCTGGCAGTACAGCCACGAACTCCTCGCCGCCGTACCGGGCGGCGATATCGTAGGTACGCAGCTCCCTCTGCAGCAGCATGGCCACCTTCTGCAGCACCACATCCCCCTGCAGATGGCCGTGGGTATCGTTGATCTTCTTGAAGTGGTCAATATCCATCATGATCAACGAGACCGTTCCGTTATGGCGCTGCGCCCGTTGCACCTCCCGCTCCAGGGCTTCCATCAGGTAGCGACGGTTGAACAGGCCAGTCAGGTGATCGGTATTGGAGAGCTCCAGCAACAGTTCATTGGAGCGTTTCAGGTCATCCTGCAGATGCTTGATCTTCAGGTGCACCTTCATGCGGGCGACCAGTTCTTCGGGATCGAACGGCTTGGTCAGGAAGTCGCAGGCTCCCTGGTCAAGCCCCTTCAGCTTCATTTCCCGCTCGTTGTTGCCGGTCAGGATGATCACCGGCGTGTCCGAAACCTCCGGCCGTCCCTTCAGCATCCCCAAAAACTTGAAGCCGTCCATCCGGGGCATTTCAAGGTCGCAGAGTACGATATCCACCGGCGAGGCCAGCAGTTTCTTGAACCCCTCCAAACCGTCCTCGGCTTCGTAGTAACGCGAGAAAAGATCGTGGGCCTCCAGAATGCTGATGATCTTCTCGCGGACAGCAACCGAATCATCAATGATCAATACGCTGTCTG
The window above is part of the Trichlorobacter ammonificans genome. Proteins encoded here:
- a CDS encoding diguanylate cyclase gives rise to the protein MADSVLIIDDSVAVREKIISILEAHDLFSRYYEAEDGLEGFKKLLASPVDIVLCDLEMPRMDGFKFLGMLKGRPEVSDTPVIILTGNNEREMKLKGLDQGACDFLTKPFDPEELVARMKVHLKIKHLQDDLKRSNELLLELSNTDHLTGLFNRRYLMEALEREVQRAQRHNGTVSLIMMDIDHFKKINDTHGHLQGDVVLQKVAMLLQRELRTYDIAARYGGEEFVAVLPDTSLKEAFNVADRVRLSIQGIRFAGSLAGERITASFGIAALAPPTSDDIDDLLRTADDALYRAKESGRNCVIVNDPGSAA